A section of the Mycobacterium sp. 3519A genome encodes:
- a CDS encoding class I SAM-dependent methyltransferase, which produces MGEASTVNRGIRAQFLQTDQEWETRNAVLSRRLADLIKEHSSPQATHGIEIGCQTGALTEQLQQLTHIKHWAGIDPKLTEEVVTDRGCVLKPGRASELSFADQTFDVAVFANVFEHIPPDERDDSLREIYRVLKPGGHVIGQLPNPYFPIESHSRLPFMGWLPVKWQHRYWKLAPVSWGHDFYVVTMKHLRQSARRAGFEVGHVRHFNYPPEVIPSGVRWAARLLERPMRYVPWSWQFVLIRPS; this is translated from the coding sequence ATGGGGGAGGCGTCCACGGTGAATCGCGGCATTCGCGCGCAATTCCTGCAAACCGATCAGGAGTGGGAAACGCGTAACGCGGTGCTCAGTCGCCGGCTGGCGGACCTGATCAAGGAGCACAGCTCGCCACAGGCCACCCACGGTATCGAGATCGGGTGTCAAACCGGTGCGCTGACCGAACAGCTCCAACAGCTCACGCACATTAAGCATTGGGCGGGCATCGATCCGAAGCTGACCGAGGAGGTCGTCACCGATCGCGGCTGCGTCCTGAAGCCGGGTCGGGCAAGCGAATTGAGCTTCGCCGACCAGACATTCGACGTCGCGGTGTTCGCGAACGTCTTCGAGCACATTCCACCGGATGAGCGCGACGACAGCCTGCGCGAGATCTACCGCGTGCTCAAACCGGGCGGTCACGTGATCGGTCAGCTGCCGAACCCCTACTTTCCGATCGAGTCTCACAGCAGGCTTCCGTTCATGGGATGGCTGCCCGTCAAGTGGCAGCACCGCTATTGGAAGCTGGCGCCGGTCAGTTGGGGCCACGATTTCTACGTGGTGACGATGAAGCACCTCAGACAGTCCGCGCGCCGCGCCGGCTTCGAGGTCGGCCACGTCCGGCACTTCAATTACCCGCCCGAGGTGATACCCAGCGGGGTCCGATGGGCCGCCCGCCTGTTGGAACGACCGATGCGGTACGTGCCCTGGTCCTGGCAGTTCGTCCTCATTCGGCCTAGCTGA
- a CDS encoding glycosyltransferase family 2 protein gives MEPAPLATKRRKRSRAASAKPVTVSLVIPVKNEARNIGWVLEQVADEVNEVILVDGNSTDATLITARSYRPDIKVVLQEGLGKGSALRAGFLAATGDIIVMMDADGSMAPQEIRHYLHFLNNGYDFVKGSRFIAGGGSLDITPFRRFGNRFLLRVFNQLYGGDLTDLCYGFLAFHRRYLETMALSATGFEIEAEMVVRAMQAGLRIAEVPSLELPRRAGKSNLRSIRDGTRVLRTVVRDHRSGLSGRLVQSVRKHAHAGERV, from the coding sequence ATGGAACCTGCACCCCTCGCAACAAAGCGGCGCAAACGCTCACGGGCAGCCTCCGCGAAACCGGTGACCGTCAGTTTGGTCATTCCGGTCAAGAACGAGGCGCGAAACATCGGCTGGGTGCTCGAACAGGTCGCCGATGAGGTCAATGAGGTCATTCTCGTCGACGGCAATTCCACCGACGCGACGCTCATCACCGCGCGTAGCTACCGCCCGGACATCAAGGTGGTCCTGCAGGAAGGTCTGGGCAAGGGCAGCGCGCTGAGGGCTGGTTTCCTAGCGGCGACGGGCGACATCATCGTGATGATGGATGCCGACGGCAGCATGGCGCCTCAGGAGATCCGCCACTACCTGCACTTCCTCAACAACGGATACGACTTCGTCAAGGGCTCTCGCTTCATCGCGGGTGGCGGGTCGCTGGACATCACACCCTTCCGGCGTTTCGGTAACCGGTTCCTGTTGCGAGTGTTCAACCAGCTGTACGGCGGTGACCTGACCGATTTGTGCTACGGGTTCCTCGCCTTCCACCGCCGTTACTTGGAGACCATGGCGCTTTCGGCAACCGGGTTCGAGATCGAAGCCGAAATGGTCGTACGTGCGATGCAGGCCGGATTGCGGATCGCGGAGGTGCCGAGCCTGGAACTGCCTCGGCGCGCGGGGAAGTCGAATCTCCGCTCGATTCGCGACGGCACCAGGGTGCTGCGCACAGTCGTCCGTGACCACCGGTCGGGTCTTAGTGGGCGCCTGGTGCAGTCGGTTCGCAAGCACGCGCACGCCGGCGAGCGCGTGTGA
- a CDS encoding glycosyltransferase family 4 protein yields MTNRNVDDGLVLVVGPGDRFLSGVSYIAAMQTGALAERGPAATLLLRRLCPRVFYPGRARVGSTDGALSWPDIPVFNGLDWFWGLSALRAWRFWRRVRPSVVVLHWWTATVLHSYVALAWLAKRSGAHVVVEFHEAQDVGEATLPLVGRYTRAGMRLLLNRVDAVTVHSEFDRVALRATYPQLASLPSEVVTIGPFGNHVASGVAAARNEGKPPDDPVRLLIFGVVRPYKGHSELAEAARLLRATGVDVHVTAVGEVWQGYRQPLDELAAVLPPDRLTIVDRFVDDDEVPAYFAATDLVVLPYRRSSASGPLLTAMAWGLPVVTTAVGGLVEASAGYSGAVLVPPCDPKALADGIRSALPLIGTTHVDPNSWAQTAEEYTGLFDRIGARWGRDRRSATLQRADDSVAGGIA; encoded by the coding sequence GTGACCAACCGAAACGTGGACGACGGACTCGTTCTCGTCGTCGGGCCTGGAGATCGATTCCTTTCGGGCGTGAGCTACATCGCGGCCATGCAGACTGGAGCACTCGCCGAACGGGGACCCGCTGCGACGCTGCTGTTGCGTCGGCTCTGCCCTCGCGTGTTCTATCCCGGCCGGGCGCGCGTGGGCAGCACCGACGGCGCTCTGTCGTGGCCCGATATCCCCGTCTTCAACGGGCTGGACTGGTTCTGGGGGCTGTCGGCCCTTCGCGCATGGCGCTTTTGGCGTCGAGTTCGGCCCAGCGTGGTGGTCCTGCACTGGTGGACCGCGACAGTGCTGCACAGCTACGTGGCCCTCGCGTGGCTGGCCAAACGGTCGGGGGCGCATGTGGTCGTGGAGTTCCACGAGGCGCAAGACGTCGGTGAGGCCACCTTGCCGCTGGTCGGTCGTTACACCAGGGCGGGGATGCGCCTGCTGCTGAACCGGGTGGACGCCGTCACTGTGCATTCCGAATTCGACCGGGTTGCGCTTCGGGCCACCTATCCGCAACTCGCCAGTCTGCCAAGCGAAGTCGTCACGATCGGCCCGTTCGGCAATCACGTTGCGTCCGGTGTCGCAGCCGCCCGCAACGAAGGCAAGCCGCCGGATGACCCGGTCCGCTTGCTCATCTTCGGAGTGGTGCGCCCGTACAAGGGACACAGTGAGCTTGCCGAGGCGGCCCGCCTGCTCAGGGCCACCGGGGTCGACGTACATGTCACTGCGGTGGGTGAAGTCTGGCAGGGCTACCGGCAACCGCTCGACGAACTGGCGGCAGTCCTGCCGCCGGACCGATTGACCATTGTCGACCGCTTCGTCGACGACGATGAGGTGCCCGCGTACTTCGCAGCGACGGATCTCGTTGTCCTTCCCTACCGCCGCAGCTCGGCATCGGGGCCGTTGCTCACCGCGATGGCCTGGGGCCTGCCGGTCGTGACCACCGCGGTAGGCGGGCTCGTCGAGGCTTCCGCGGGTTACAGCGGCGCGGTATTGGTGCCGCCCTGTGACCCGAAGGCTCTTGCCGACGGAATCCGCTCGGCGCTGCCGCTGATCGGGACCACGCATGTCGACCCGAACTCGTGGGCGCAGACCGCCGAGGAGTACACGGGCCTGTTCGATCGGATCGGCGCGCGCTGGGGCCGGGACCGGCGCAGTGCGACTCTGCAGAGGGCGGACGACAGCGTGGCGGGGGGCATCGCATGA
- a CDS encoding glycosyltransferase family 4 protein has translation MTDTALRVGLIIPRFAPYLGGAETYAAQAAAALAAKGAEVTVITQIPRRATLSARDRQDGYNIERYDLPVGEVFDLPSPAAAGTARQSRRFDVVWVHSYHTPLAWLAAEQAKAPVVLTPWYHGAGHTPMRNAMHRFYRPAGRRLMAACRRILVATQAEADLVMRDFSRQVDSDKISLAPVGVPDPVGGRTPYPGQSNVVLTVARQEPYKRTDVLIRAVAHLRDNGVPARLVVVGQGSGLAAYRELATALDADDVVTFTGAIDDEALGRWWATASLYATASLHEAFGLCLGEALVTGLPVVASGIGAHREVIRRAGPGAAAALCELDGESADSVLQYADAIARLLRSTGSRKARAAQCTLPTEDEMVNHLLKTLSAARS, from the coding sequence ATGACCGATACCGCACTGCGGGTCGGGCTCATCATCCCCCGCTTCGCGCCGTACCTGGGTGGTGCCGAGACTTACGCCGCGCAGGCTGCCGCGGCGCTGGCGGCCAAGGGTGCCGAGGTCACCGTGATCACTCAGATTCCGCGTCGCGCAACGCTTTCCGCGCGGGATCGACAAGACGGATACAACATCGAGCGGTACGACCTGCCGGTGGGTGAAGTCTTCGATCTGCCTTCACCGGCCGCAGCGGGCACCGCCCGGCAGTCCCGGCGCTTCGACGTCGTATGGGTGCACAGCTACCACACCCCGTTGGCCTGGCTGGCCGCCGAGCAGGCGAAGGCGCCGGTGGTGCTCACCCCGTGGTACCACGGCGCCGGACATACCCCGATGCGCAATGCGATGCACCGGTTCTACCGCCCCGCAGGCCGACGACTGATGGCGGCGTGCCGCCGAATTCTGGTGGCCACCCAGGCCGAAGCGGATCTGGTCATGCGGGACTTCTCGCGACAGGTGGACAGCGACAAGATAAGCCTTGCCCCCGTTGGGGTTCCCGATCCGGTGGGCGGCCGGACCCCGTACCCCGGCCAATCGAACGTTGTGCTGACCGTCGCCCGCCAAGAGCCGTACAAGCGCACGGATGTGTTGATCCGCGCCGTCGCCCACCTTCGCGACAACGGTGTGCCGGCGCGACTCGTTGTCGTGGGGCAAGGTTCCGGTTTGGCGGCCTACCGGGAACTCGCCACCGCACTCGACGCCGATGACGTGGTGACGTTCACCGGCGCAATCGACGACGAGGCGCTCGGCCGGTGGTGGGCGACGGCCTCGCTCTACGCGACGGCAAGCCTCCACGAGGCCTTCGGCCTGTGCCTGGGTGAGGCGCTCGTGACGGGTCTGCCTGTCGTCGCAAGCGGTATCGGCGCGCATCGTGAAGTGATTCGCCGAGCCGGGCCCGGCGCGGCGGCGGCTTTGTGCGAATTGGACGGCGAAAGCGCGGATTCCGTGTTGCAGTACGCCGACGCGATTGCCCGACTGCTTCGTTCGACTGGGTCACGCAAGGCGCGTGCGGCGCAGTGCACGCTGCCGACCGAAGACGAGATGGTCAACCATCTTCTGAAGACGCTCAGCGCGGCGAGATCGTGA
- a CDS encoding MATE family efflux transporter: MTTTRPRTTRGMVANSIALLAMNHLTSLLGYVFWVICARSVDAGVVGVSNTVIGGMTLVGIVSVAGFIPLLPRVLPGASSEERNGLCSTAFVVAVVISGAAGAVGALVLPDSVQAALGTGCLVALMVAGSVGTALMLVINGALLGVRRAELSLVGSIVGALSRLAAVAVFLPLAVVTVGADTDSARVILFGWVASLMLNFVLSLRLFVRATTDFHFRPRRIWLSRLRQLVPWDYVATIAVRAPFYLVPIIAAAYFPPDQVAYLSMAAMISTAFFAVNAAVSNALLADCADRPDRLRSQARRALGLIGVLLIPAMAITCLLAPQILGIFGADYAEHSTLLVIGLMSTLPDALVNVAVAVLRVQRRLRAVAVISVSGASIGIGVSALLMPHLGIIGAAWAALASPTVVVAALAAMGFFRWLINVRAAASAARLRASVIEEPAMGLP, encoded by the coding sequence ATGACGACTACCCGTCCACGGACCACCCGAGGTATGGTGGCCAACAGCATCGCTCTTCTTGCGATGAACCACCTCACCTCGTTGCTCGGCTATGTGTTCTGGGTGATCTGCGCGCGCAGTGTCGACGCCGGGGTTGTCGGTGTCTCCAACACGGTGATCGGCGGGATGACGCTGGTCGGGATCGTGTCGGTCGCCGGATTCATACCGTTGCTTCCGCGGGTGCTGCCTGGTGCCAGCTCCGAAGAGCGTAATGGGCTGTGCAGCACCGCGTTTGTCGTCGCCGTCGTCATCTCGGGCGCGGCGGGCGCAGTGGGCGCGCTTGTGCTGCCGGACTCAGTGCAAGCTGCGCTCGGCACGGGATGCCTCGTCGCACTGATGGTCGCGGGCTCGGTGGGCACCGCCCTGATGCTTGTGATCAACGGGGCGTTGCTCGGCGTTCGCCGGGCTGAGCTCTCGCTGGTCGGCAGCATCGTCGGTGCGTTGTCACGGCTGGCGGCCGTCGCAGTGTTTCTACCGTTGGCGGTGGTCACGGTCGGAGCCGACACCGATTCCGCGCGCGTGATTCTGTTCGGCTGGGTTGCTTCGCTGATGCTGAACTTCGTGCTGTCGCTGCGGCTGTTCGTGCGTGCGACGACGGACTTCCATTTCCGCCCCAGGCGCATCTGGCTGTCGCGACTACGACAACTGGTGCCGTGGGACTACGTCGCCACGATTGCGGTCAGGGCACCCTTCTATCTGGTGCCCATCATCGCCGCCGCGTACTTCCCGCCCGACCAGGTCGCATACCTGTCGATGGCGGCGATGATCAGCACCGCGTTCTTCGCGGTGAACGCCGCGGTGTCCAACGCGCTGCTGGCAGACTGCGCCGACCGCCCGGATCGACTTCGATCACAAGCGCGCCGCGCCCTCGGGCTGATCGGCGTACTGCTGATCCCCGCGATGGCCATCACCTGCTTGCTGGCTCCGCAAATCCTTGGCATCTTCGGCGCGGATTACGCCGAGCACAGCACCCTGCTGGTGATCGGGTTGATGTCCACCCTCCCAGATGCGTTGGTGAACGTGGCCGTCGCAGTGCTGCGCGTGCAGCGCCGACTGAGGGCTGTCGCTGTCATCAGCGTGTCCGGAGCATCGATCGGCATCGGTGTGTCGGCGCTGCTGATGCCGCATCTCGGCATCATCGGCGCGGCCTGGGCCGCGCTCGCCTCACCGACGGTCGTCGTCGCCGCGTTGGCTGCGATGGGCTTCTTTCGATGGCTGATCAACGTCCGCGCGGCGGCCAGCGCCGCCCGATTGCGCGCCAGCGTCATCGAGGAACCGGCGATGGGACTTCCATGA
- a CDS encoding glycosyltransferase family 4 protein codes for MTGLRILHATDTFLPNVGGLELSTAALARAQANRGQPVAVATPRHPHAPRREDLDGVQVHRLPMAMAHVPGAYADPTHLFFPPVPDPLFTRGFANLVNDFSPDVIHARGWILYSVLGAARRAGIPVVASAHDHSHVCATKIMLYHGQHLCSGPALGKCVSCARSHYGLKGIPLALGLHQLGSRRHREVAEWTAISTALADRGTAPRVEDHSAVTVIPTFIDDDLLALASDERTACRPEFVPATGPYLFYAGVLGAFKGVDVLLDAHARLRADGLDVPLVLAGLPRADYRVPDQPGVVVVHNVPRPAVIAAWRHAAVGVVPSLVPEGFGRVAVECLAAATPCVVTALGGLLDVVTDGVDGLHVPPGDAAALARAIRKLLADEGLRSRLAAAGPAKAAGFTLSRVLPRLDEVYGRAVDNGPAGRAAGRKALSLRRMAQPVGSTGGSR; via the coding sequence ATGACTGGTCTGCGCATCCTGCACGCAACGGACACCTTCCTGCCGAACGTCGGCGGGCTCGAATTGTCCACTGCGGCATTGGCGCGCGCCCAAGCGAACCGGGGGCAGCCGGTCGCTGTGGCCACGCCCCGACATCCGCACGCACCCCGACGAGAAGATCTCGACGGTGTGCAGGTGCACCGGCTGCCGATGGCGATGGCGCACGTGCCGGGCGCCTACGCGGACCCCACCCACCTCTTCTTTCCACCGGTTCCGGATCCGTTGTTCACCCGCGGGTTCGCCAACCTCGTCAACGATTTCTCCCCGGACGTGATCCACGCCCGGGGATGGATTCTCTATAGCGTGCTGGGCGCCGCCCGACGCGCAGGCATCCCCGTGGTCGCGAGCGCGCATGATCACAGTCACGTCTGCGCCACGAAAATCATGTTGTACCACGGCCAGCACCTCTGTTCGGGACCCGCGTTGGGCAAGTGCGTGAGCTGCGCGCGTTCCCACTACGGGCTCAAGGGAATTCCGCTGGCACTGGGGCTGCACCAGCTGGGTTCGAGGCGGCACCGTGAGGTCGCCGAATGGACGGCGATCTCGACCGCGCTCGCTGACCGTGGTACTGCGCCCCGGGTCGAGGACCACAGCGCAGTCACCGTGATACCGACGTTCATCGATGACGATCTGCTCGCGTTGGCCAGCGACGAGCGCACCGCGTGCCGTCCTGAATTCGTGCCTGCCACAGGGCCTTACCTGTTCTACGCGGGAGTGCTGGGGGCGTTCAAGGGTGTCGATGTACTGCTCGACGCGCACGCTCGACTGCGCGCCGATGGCCTGGACGTGCCGTTGGTGCTCGCAGGACTTCCGCGCGCCGACTATCGGGTACCGGACCAGCCGGGCGTGGTTGTCGTGCACAATGTCCCGCGGCCCGCGGTCATCGCGGCGTGGCGACATGCCGCGGTGGGTGTCGTGCCGAGTCTGGTGCCTGAAGGATTCGGCAGGGTGGCGGTGGAATGCCTTGCGGCAGCGACACCGTGTGTGGTCACTGCGCTCGGCGGTCTGCTGGACGTGGTCACCGACGGGGTCGACGGTCTGCACGTGCCGCCGGGCGACGCCGCGGCGCTGGCTCGCGCCATCCGAAAACTCCTAGCGGACGAGGGGCTGCGATCGCGGCTCGCCGCGGCAGGCCCCGCCAAGGCGGCCGGCTTCACGTTGTCACGGGTCCTGCCCCGACTCGACGAGGTGTACGGCCGGGCTGTCGACAATGGGCCGGCCGGTCGGGCGGCTGGACGGAAAGCACTGTCGCTCAGGCGAATGGCACAACCGGTTGGGAGCACGGGGGGTAGCCGATGA
- a CDS encoding polysaccharide deacetylase family protein, with translation MTTSTTEGSSKSADMTAIPLVLMYHSVSPYDEDPFEVTMTPQRFERHMRWLRNRGLRGVSMAELLNASEKGHARRMVGLTFDDGYQDFIDNAMPVLQKYGFSATMFVLAGRLGGENEWSRPGPCKPLLTASQVREIASDGIEVASHGLEHVSLLKADDAQLRAETARSRTILEELVGQPVRGFAYPYGDSDARVVAATQAAGYQYACAVTPWSGIGRYAIPRTAVFEHDTSWRLDAKRMVSAVTVGNRFGVRRYQGGEPCASR, from the coding sequence ATGACGACTTCGACCACTGAAGGCTCGTCGAAGAGCGCTGATATGACGGCGATTCCGCTGGTGTTGATGTACCACTCGGTGTCGCCATACGACGAAGACCCGTTTGAGGTGACCATGACCCCGCAGCGGTTCGAGCGGCATATGCGCTGGCTGCGTAACCGAGGTCTGCGGGGCGTCTCGATGGCGGAGTTGCTCAACGCATCCGAAAAGGGCCATGCGCGTCGCATGGTGGGGCTGACCTTCGACGACGGCTACCAGGACTTCATCGACAACGCGATGCCGGTCCTTCAGAAGTACGGATTCTCCGCCACGATGTTCGTGCTCGCAGGACGGCTGGGTGGGGAGAACGAGTGGAGCAGGCCGGGACCGTGCAAGCCTCTGCTGACCGCCAGCCAGGTGCGCGAAATAGCAAGTGATGGAATCGAAGTCGCTTCCCATGGATTGGAACACGTGTCTCTGCTCAAGGCCGACGATGCGCAGTTGCGGGCCGAGACCGCGCGCAGCCGAACTATTCTCGAAGAGCTGGTCGGCCAACCGGTAAGGGGATTCGCCTATCCGTACGGTGACTCGGATGCGCGGGTTGTCGCGGCGACGCAGGCCGCGGGCTATCAGTACGCATGCGCGGTGACACCGTGGTCGGGTATCGGCCGCTACGCGATACCGCGAACCGCGGTCTTCGAACACGACACCTCATGGCGATTGGATGCGAAGCGGATGGTGTCGGCCGTGACCGTCGGCAACCGCTTCGGTGTGCGGCGATACCAGGGGGGTGAGCCATGCGCGTCGCGGTAG
- a CDS encoding nucleotide sugar dehydrogenase, whose translation MRVAVVGQGYVGLPLAVRAAQVEHDVIAYDIDEARIKRLLSGQSYIEDISDADLGALLEAGTLHPSCEARACAGFDVAVIAVPTPLREGVPDLRYIEQASRMLARFLRPGATVVVESTTYPGTTQELVAPILEDGSGLVAGVDFHLGYSPERIDPGNATWTLINTPKIVSGVDGASLAAVQSFYDTLVEKTIAVSSPREAELAKLLENTFRHVNIALVNEVAMFAHELGIDVWEAIDAASTKPFGFMRFTPGPGVGGHCLPIDPSYLSWRVERVLGHNFRFVELANDINGHMPDHVVHRIVMGLNARRRAVNGSRILLLGLSYKKNTGDARESPAVRVAQLLVEMGAQVHGADPYIVEETPVDGLLCRVDVTPEELAAADAVVLLADHDEFDLDDIVAHARFILDCRHRLTGPHVEYL comes from the coding sequence ATGCGCGTCGCGGTAGTCGGACAGGGATACGTCGGCCTGCCGCTGGCCGTGCGGGCCGCGCAGGTCGAGCACGACGTGATCGCATACGACATCGACGAGGCCAGGATCAAGCGGCTGCTTTCCGGCCAGTCCTACATCGAGGACATCAGCGACGCCGACCTCGGTGCTCTCCTCGAAGCGGGGACCCTGCATCCGTCGTGCGAGGCACGTGCGTGCGCAGGCTTCGACGTCGCGGTCATCGCCGTGCCCACGCCACTGCGGGAAGGCGTGCCGGATCTGCGCTACATCGAACAGGCTTCGCGCATGCTCGCCCGCTTCCTTCGGCCGGGGGCGACGGTCGTCGTGGAGTCGACAACGTATCCGGGTACCACCCAGGAATTGGTCGCGCCGATTCTCGAGGACGGTTCGGGCCTGGTCGCCGGTGTGGACTTTCATCTGGGCTACAGTCCCGAGCGCATCGATCCGGGCAACGCCACCTGGACCCTCATCAACACGCCGAAGATCGTGTCTGGCGTCGATGGGGCGTCGTTGGCGGCGGTCCAGTCGTTCTACGACACGCTGGTCGAGAAGACCATCGCCGTGAGCTCGCCGCGGGAGGCGGAGTTGGCCAAACTCCTGGAGAACACCTTCCGCCACGTCAACATCGCATTGGTCAACGAGGTCGCGATGTTCGCCCACGAACTCGGCATCGACGTGTGGGAGGCGATCGACGCCGCGTCCACGAAGCCGTTCGGGTTCATGCGGTTCACACCTGGCCCAGGGGTGGGCGGGCACTGTCTGCCGATCGATCCCTCGTATCTGTCGTGGCGCGTCGAGCGGGTACTCGGCCACAACTTCCGCTTCGTCGAACTCGCCAACGACATCAACGGGCACATGCCCGATCATGTCGTGCACCGAATCGTGATGGGCCTCAACGCCAGACGCCGGGCCGTCAACGGTTCGCGCATCCTGCTACTGGGTTTGTCGTACAAGAAGAACACCGGAGACGCTCGCGAGTCGCCTGCGGTGCGCGTCGCCCAACTGCTGGTCGAGATGGGCGCACAGGTGCACGGGGCCGATCCGTACATCGTCGAAGAGACCCCCGTGGACGGTCTGCTGTGTCGGGTCGACGTGACGCCCGAGGAGCTGGCGGCCGCCGATGCCGTCGTGCTGCTGGCCGACCACGACGAGTTCGATCTCGACGACATCGTCGCGCACGCGAGGTTCATTCTCGACTGTCGGCACCGGTTGACCGGTCCTCATGTGGAGTACCTATGA
- a CDS encoding acyl-CoA ligase (AMP-forming), exosortase A system-associated — protein MVIDEHPDGRKVNLHHLVEERARSHPDLPALTFKQQTLTYGALWNQVREVAAGLAALGVGSGQRVALFLDKRIETVTAMYGASAAGAAIVPINPLLRPAQVGHILRDCEVRVLVTSRERLSLMRDELAACPSIEHVVLVSAPIDEPDVHAHYAIHDWERVRGPVQALPTSNVSERDLAVIIYTSGSTGKPKGVMLSHGNALATSMQSYLGNTSDDVILVALPLSFDAGFSQLTLAFAAGAHAILMNYLLPGDVPRLCAKHGVTGITCVPPLWSQIVEQKWPEEAKASLRYFGTTGGRMPKTILEKLRELFPSATPFLMYGMTEAFRSTYLDPAEVDRRPDSIGKTVPTAEILVVRHDGSPCDPGEEGELVHRDGPHIALGYWNDHERTAERFRPVPGLDGLAVWSGDRAITDDEGFIYFIGRRDWMIKTSGYRISPTEVEEVAYATRLVRDAVAFGVDDETLGQRVRLVVAPAVTEFDPDVLIKEMKAQLPLYMVPSSVVVLDALPRNPNGKFDRAFLREEFGT, from the coding sequence ATGGTGATCGACGAACATCCCGATGGTAGGAAGGTGAATCTCCATCACCTCGTCGAAGAACGTGCGCGGTCGCATCCCGATTTGCCTGCGCTGACCTTCAAACAGCAGACGCTCACCTACGGGGCGCTGTGGAACCAGGTCAGGGAGGTCGCCGCCGGTCTTGCTGCGCTGGGTGTGGGCTCTGGCCAGCGTGTCGCCTTGTTCCTCGACAAGAGGATCGAGACGGTGACGGCGATGTATGGTGCGTCGGCGGCGGGCGCTGCGATCGTGCCGATCAATCCCCTGCTCCGTCCTGCACAGGTCGGACACATCCTGCGGGACTGCGAAGTTCGGGTTCTCGTCACATCGCGCGAGCGGTTGTCCCTGATGCGCGACGAGCTGGCAGCATGCCCGTCGATCGAACACGTCGTGCTCGTCAGCGCGCCGATCGACGAGCCAGATGTGCACGCGCATTACGCAATACACGATTGGGAGCGGGTGCGCGGGCCAGTACAGGCGCTGCCCACCTCGAATGTGTCCGAGCGCGATCTTGCCGTCATCATCTACACCTCGGGAAGCACGGGTAAGCCGAAGGGCGTCATGCTCAGCCACGGCAACGCGCTGGCCACCAGCATGCAGTCGTACCTCGGCAACACCTCCGACGACGTGATCCTCGTTGCGCTGCCGTTGAGCTTCGATGCCGGTTTCAGCCAGTTGACGCTGGCCTTCGCCGCGGGCGCGCACGCGATCCTGATGAACTACCTGCTTCCCGGTGACGTGCCGCGGTTGTGCGCCAAGCACGGCGTGACCGGCATTACCTGCGTGCCTCCGCTGTGGAGCCAAATCGTCGAGCAGAAATGGCCGGAGGAAGCGAAGGCGTCGCTGCGCTACTTCGGGACGACCGGCGGACGGATGCCCAAGACCATCCTGGAGAAGTTGCGCGAGCTGTTCCCGTCGGCGACGCCGTTCTTGATGTACGGGATGACCGAGGCATTCCGGTCGACCTACCTCGATCCGGCAGAAGTCGACCGCAGGCCCGACTCCATCGGGAAGACCGTTCCCACTGCCGAAATCCTGGTGGTGCGCCATGACGGGTCGCCGTGCGACCCGGGCGAGGAGGGCGAACTGGTCCACCGCGACGGACCGCATATCGCCCTCGGCTATTGGAACGATCACGAGCGCACGGCGGAGCGTTTCCGGCCGGTTCCTGGCTTGGATGGACTTGCGGTCTGGTCGGGCGACAGGGCGATCACCGACGACGAAGGCTTCATCTACTTCATCGGACGCAGGGACTGGATGATCAAGACGTCCGGCTACCGGATCAGCCCGACGGAGGTGGAGGAGGTCGCTTACGCGACGCGGTTGGTGCGCGATGCGGTGGCATTCGGCGTCGACGATGAGACTCTCGGGCAGCGCGTCCGCCTGGTAGTCGCGCCAGCTGTGACGGAGTTCGACCCAGATGTCCTGATCAAGGAGATGAAGGCGCAGTTGCCGCTGTACATGGTGCCCAGCTCAGTCGTCGTACTGGATGCGTTGCCTCGCAATCCCAATGGCAAGTTCGACAGGGCGTTTTTGCGCGAGGAGTTCGGAACGTGA